The genomic window GCAGCGGCCCGAACAGCCGCTGGCGATCATGGTGCCGGCGTGGATGGAGTACGACGTCATCGCGCAGATGGTCGAGAACATGATCGATGTGCTCGACTACCGCGAGTACGTGGTGTTCGTGGGGACCTATCCCAACGACCAGGCGACCATCGACGAAGTGGAGCGCATGCGCCGGCGCTACAAGCGCCTGCGCCGGGTGGAAGTGCCGCACGATGGCCCGACCAGCAAGGCCGACTGCCTGAACTGGCTGATCCTGGCGATCTTCGATTACGAAAAGCGCCACGACATCGAATTCGCCGGCGTCATCCTGCACGACAGCGAAGACGTGCTGCACCCGATGGAGCTGCGCTTCTTCAACTACCTGCTGCCGCGCAAGGACATGATCCAGCTGCCGGTGACCTCGCTGGACCGCGAGTGGTACGAGCTGGTGGCCGGCGTGTACATGGACGAGTTCGCCGAATGGCATGCCAAGGACCTGGTGGTGCGCGAAAGCGTGTCCGGCATGGTGCCCTCGGCCGGCGTCGGCACCTGTTTCTCGCGCAGGGCCCTGCTGGCGCTGAGCGCAGCCACCGACAACCAGCCGTTCAACACCGACAGCTTGACCGAGGACTACGACGTCGGCGCACGCCTGGCGGCGATGGGCATGCATTCGATCTTCGCCCGCTTCCCGGTGCAGTTCCTGGTGCGGCGTCCGTCGTGGTTCGGGTGGGGACCGGTGCGCGAGCGCACCCAGCAGATGGCGCTGTGCGTGCGCGAGTACTTCCCCGACAACTTCCGCGCCTCGTACCGGCAGAAGGCGCGCTGGGTGCTGGGCATCGGCCTGCAGAGCTGGGAGACGCTGGGCTGGCGCGGCTCATTGGCGACCAAGTACCTGCTGGCGCGCGACCGCAAGGGCATCGTCACCTCGTTCGTCAGCATCATCGCCTACCTGATCTTCCTGCAGTTGCTGCTGTTCTGGGTGCTGAAGGTGACCGGTGTCTGGAATCTGCAGTATCCCAGCGTGTTCCAGGCCGGTTCCTGGCAGATGAACGTCGCGCTGTTGACCACCGCTGCGCTGGCGACCCGCGTGGTGCAGCGCTTCTACTTCGTCAACCGGCTGTATGGCTGGGAGCACGCGTTGATGTCGATTCCGCGCATGGTGGTCGGCAACATGGTCAATTTCATGGCCACTGCGCGTGCCTGGCGGATGTTCCTGGCCTACCTGCTGTTCGGCAAGCGCATGGTCTGGGACAAGACCATGCACGATTTCCCGGATGCCTCGGCGCTGGTGCAGACACGCAAGCGCCTGGGAGAACTGCTGACCACCTGGCAGGCGGTCGAACCCGAGCGCCTGGAAGAGGCGCTGCGGCAGCAGCAGGGCGGGCGTCAGCAGCCCCTGGGCCGCATCCTGCTGTCGCAGGGCTGGCTGGATGATGAAACCCTGGCCGAAGCGATCGCCTTCCAGGGTGACCTGCAGCGTGCGGTGATCGATGTCGACTACCTGGGCTCGGGCAGCTTCCCGGTGAGCGTCGATGCCTGCGTGCAATGGCGCATGCTGCCGCTGCCGCCGCTGCAGGAAGGCACCCTGCGCCTGGCGGTGGCCAATCCGTTGTCCGAACCGGCCGTGGCCCTGCTCAAGCAGGAAACCGGCAGCGCCCATGTCGAACAGAGCGTGGCCCGCGAAAGCGAGATCAACGCCGGCCTGCGCCTGATCGGTGGTGCCGAACAGTGGCGCATCGACACCGTGCCGCTGCTGGGTGACCTGCTGGTGGAAATGCGCCTGATCGACCACGCTCGCTTCGAGATCGCGCTGGATGAGTACAAGCCACAGCGTGATGGCCGCATTGGCGACTACCTGGTGACCAAGGGCATCGCTACCGAAGAGGCCATCGCCCAGGCCATGCAGGAGCAGCGCCGCCGCGCGGCGTTGCTGCAGTCGCCGCCTCCAGGAGTTGTATCGGCATGAAGACCACGCTGTTGTCCGCCGTCATTGCCGCCACCCTGGCCGCTGCTGCGCCGGCGTACGCACAGGCCGACGCGCCCCTGCCGTTGTCCGGCCCGGCCTACCGGCTGGCCGAGCAGGCCTTTGCGGCCTACGACCGCGGCGACTACAGCAGCGCCTATCGGCAGGCCACCGAAGCCTCGCGGCTGCGGCCGGATGTGGTGCGATTGCGGCTGCTGCAGATCTATTCGTTGCAGAAGCTCGGCCGCGGCGACGAGGCCCGGCAGCAGGCGCGGCGCGCGCTGGATGCGGGCTTGAAGGATCCCGCGTTGGCCGGCCTGGCCGCGGCGCCGCCCCCGCGCACGGGCACCCGCAGCACCCCGCGTGCCGCACCCGCTGTGCCGCAGACCGCGGCGCAGCGCGCCTATGAGCAGGCCTTCGCGATCGCCACCGAGGCCTACACCGCCTACAACAACGACCAGATGGCCATCGCCGCCAGCAAGGCCGAGCAGGCCTTCCGCCAGCAGCCGCAGCAGGGCGCGTGGGCGATGTTGTGGGTGGCCTCGCTGGAAGCGCAGCAGCAGCTTGAGCAGGCCGACGCCGCTGCCGCGGTTGCCCTGCAGCTGGGTGCGCCGAACGTGGCCGACCTGCGTGCCAAGCGGGTGGCGCTGGGCCGCCAACGTGCGGTGAAGCCAGCCCAGGAAGGCTACCAGGCCCTGATCGCCCAGGATTTCGGCGCGGCCGTCGGCTTCGCCCGCGAAGCCGTGACACGCGCGCCCGATGTCGCCTCGCACCGCCTGTTGCTGATGACCGCGCAACTGCTCGACGGGCAACTGCCGGCAGCAGAGATCACGGCCGACCAGGCCTTGGACAACGATGCAGACGACACCGTCGCGCTGGTGATGCGCGCCTACCTGCGCCAGCGCCAGGGCAACACCGTGCAGGCCAACGCCGATTTCGATGCAGCGCTGCAGCAGGACTGGCTGGATGACCAGCAACGCCGCAACGTGCGCCTGCTGGCGGTGGACGCCGCGGTTGCCGCCGGTGACCGCGCCCGCGCCAGCGCCCTGCTGGCGCCCCTGCAGAGCGACACCCTCGCCGATGTGGACGCCTCCGCGCAGCAGGGCATCCGCGAAGCGGTGGCGCAGCGCGAAAAGGCCATCCGTGCTGCGCGCGCGGGCCAGACCCTGACGCTGCAGTCCTACCCGGCGCCGTTCCAGCAATGCCGCGACACGCCCTACGGCACCCAGTGCGAACTGATGCCTGCCGATCTGCAGGGCGAAGGCGGACCGGCGCAGCGCGCCTACGCAGCCTATGGTCGGCAGGATTACCAGCGGGCGATCAGCGAAGCGCGCCAGGCCGTGCAGGAATCACCGGACAGCGTGCCGCTGCAGGGCCTGCTGACCACCACCCTGGCCGCTGGCAACCGTGCCCAGCAGGGTGAGGCGCGCCAGCGCCTGGACACCGCCCTGGCGACCCATCCCGACGATGCCGGACTGCTGATGCAGCGCGGTTACCTCAACCAGGCCGCGCGCGAGCCGGCCCGGGCGCTGGCTGATTTCCGTGCCGCCGAGGCGACCGGCAAGGCGCCGAAGACCGTGGTGATGGACCAGGCCTATGCCAGCGCCGCCAGCGGCGATCATCCGCAGGCCGTCACCCTGCTGCGCGGTGCGATCGACGCGGCCGACGCTGGCCAGCTGCCGTTGGACAAGGCGCAGCGCTACAACACGCGCAGCGCCATCGCCAGCTATTCGCGTACCTGGGGCGTGACCGCCTCGGCCGGTTACCGGGGCTCGCGCCAGGCCGCCACCAATCTCGGTGGCGCATCGATCAGCACACCTGGCGCCTCGGTGTTCGGAACGCTGGAAGCGTTCTGGCGGCCGCAGGCCACCAACAACCAGCACGGCACGCTGGAAGCCTACGCGCGCATCGCCAATACCCTGTACGACGAAGGCGGTACGTTCGAATCGCTGCTGTTCACCGATCCCTGCACCGGGCAGGCAACGCCGGACAACCGCGAACGTGCCGAGCGCCTCAGCCGCTCGCGTTCCATCGCCGGCTGGCCGTCCACCGTCGGTTCGTTCGGGGTGCGCTATGCGTTCGGCCAGACCGGCCTGAGCGTCGGCCTGGAACGCCGCCAGTTCCTGGGCAGTGCGACCCGGCGCGGCGGTATCTACGCCGACTCGGCGGCCATCCGCTGCCAGATCCAGATCGAATCCGAGCGCCCGCTGCAGGCCAACCTGCTCGCCCGCTACCGCTTGAACGACAGTGCCGGCGGCTGGATGACCTACGCCACCTACGGGTTCTACAACGGCACCGGCATGCGCACCGATGTCACCCAGTGGTGGACGGTCAGCGGCTATGCCCAGGCCGGCCTGAGCTGGGACGACAATCGCGCCCACTTCACCGTCGACGCACTCGATGCCAACGGTGCCCCGTCGCAGCGCGTAAGCGAATCCAGCGGCCGCCTGCGCCGCCAGCAGGCCTTTGCCGCTGCCGAACTGCGTGCCGGCCGCAACTACCGCTTCGGCGCCGATCAGACACGCTGGCTGCTGACCCCGTACCTGGTGCTGGGTGCGGACTGGCAGGACCAGCGCTCGCGCGTACGCGGCATCGACTACCCCGGCATCGGGCCGCAGTCGTTCGCCCTGTCCGACACCGAGCGCAGCTGGTCCCTCGGCGCCGGTCCGGGCCTGGGCGTCCGCTACTGGTTCCGTGAAGACCACTACCACGCGGCACGCTCCTACCTGGATCTGTCGGTGTCCTACCGCTTCGCCATCGGCGGCGGAGATACCCAACGTGCCAAGGGCTTGTTCGCTACCGCCACCCTGTACTACTGACGCCGCATGAAGGAACTGCAGATGACGCCTGTAAACCCCATTCCCCGATCCGCGCGCCGCCCGCGCGCGCTGCTGCTGGCCGCGCTGTGTGCGCTGGCAATGGCCGGCACCGTGCAGGCGCAGGCGCCTGCTGCTCCGGTTGCAGCCAACCAGGATTCGTCCATCGTGCTGACCGGCAAGGATGGCTGGCTGTTCCCTGCCTGGGGCAGCCTGACCGAGGTGGATTCCGCTGCCATTGCCCGCAACACCGCACTCATTGCCGAGGCACAGCGCACGCTGGCGGCCGCCGGGGTCAAGCTGCAGGTGCTGGTGCTGCCGGACAAGGCGCTGTTCTATGAAGACAAGCTGCCGGATGGCAAACGCCTGGGTGACGCGGTGCGGGGCCGCTACGCACTGGAGCTGGACGGCCTGGCGAAGGCGCAGGTACCGGCCGTGGACGCGCTGCAGGCGATGCGCCAGGTCAAGCAGGGCGGGGTGGATGTGTTCTATCGCAGCGATCAGCACTGGACCCAGCCTGCTGCCGACGCGGTGGCCAGCGCGGTTGCCGCCAGGGTCAAGGAACAGGTGCCGACCCTGGCCGGCCAGGCCGGCAGCGGCATGGCGCTGGGCAGCGAGATCAAGGAGCGCCGTTTCGGCGACCTGGCCGAGCTGTTCCTCACCGACGAACAACGCAAGGCGATCGGCCGCGATACGTTCACCGTGCGCCGCCAGGCCGAACAGCAGTCGCTGCTGGATGATGCGCCGGCACCGGTGCATGTCACCGGCCACAGCATGGTCCAGCCCTATTTCGGTTTCCCGCAGAAGCTGTCCAACCTGCTCGACCGCCCGGTATCGGTGAACTGGAAGCCGGGCAACGTCGGCCACTGGGTGATGCTGCTGGAATACCTGGAATCGGCGGAGTTCAAGCAGAACAAGCCGCAGGTGCTGGTCTGGCAGATGTTCGAGCCGTCCTACCCGCAGGGCCCGGATGCACGCGGCCAGTGGGACAACGCGTCGATCATGACCCCCGAACAGTGGAAGGCACGCTTGCACAAGGCACTGGGGCAGTAACCGATGAATGCCCGTCCCGGGGCGCCTGCGCCCCTGCCACCTGCTGCCCCACCGCGCGCGCATCGATTGAGCGCGGTGGTGGTGGCGGCGCTGCTGCTGGCCGGTATCTGCGCCGGCGGCTGGATGCTGGCCAACGCCAAGCTGCCGGCGGAAAAACTGCTGCCGTCCAAGTGGGCCGACGGCGAGGCCGGGCAGGCGATCAACCAGGCGTTGCGGCTGCCGATCCAGGCCCAGGGTGATCTGGTCGGCGCCGCGCTGCGCTACCGGCTGCTGGGCGATCTCGGCGAGCAGGTCGCGCTGGGCTGCCCGGACTGGCTGTTCTACCGCGACGGCCTGCGCCCGCCGCCCGGCGCCGGCGCACAGGTGTTCAAGGACCGCATCCGGCTGATGCAGCACTGGTCGCAGCAGCTGCAGGCCAACGGCGCGCAGCTGCTGGTGGTGGTGGTGCCGGACAAGTCGCGCATCGAGCAGGCGCACACCTGTGGCCTGCGTTATTCCGAACCGATGCGGGCACGCTACGGGCAGTGGCAGCAGGCGCTGGCGCAGGCCCGGGTGCCGAGCGTGGACCTGCTGCCGGTGCTGGCCGGGCAGGACGTGCCGGTGTTCTTCCGCACCGATGTGCACATGAACCGCGTTGGTGCGCAACGCGCCGCCGATGCGGTCACGGCGGCCGCGCTGCCGATGCTGGGCGGGCCGGGCACCCAGGCCTTCGAGGTCGGCGCACCCGGTACACCGAAGCCGCGCATGGGGGACCTGATCGTGCTGGCCGGGCTGGAACACGCACCGACCGCCTGGCGGCCACCGCTGGACTTGGAGCCGGAGCAGGTCATCGCCCCGATCCGTAGCGGCGGCCTGCTGGATGACACGCCGCCGGTGGAGGTGCTGCTGCTGGGCAGCTCCAACGGCCGCCGCAGCCTGTTCGCCGAACGCCTGGGCCACGGCCTTGGGCGCGAAGTCTGGAACCAGAGCATGGATGGGGGCCAGTTCTCCGGCGCGCTGCTGGCGGCGCTGCCGCAGCAGGCGACGTGGCCGCCCACCGTGAAACTGGTGATCTGGGAATTCTCCGAAATGGCCCTGTCCCTGCCGCTGACCGAAGGCGAGCAGAAGGCATTGGCCGGTATCGACTGAGCGCCGACCGACCATGCTGTTCAACTCCTTCCTGTTCCTGCTGGTTTTCCTGCCGATCGCGCTGGGCGTGCACTACCTGCTGGGCGCGCTGCAGCCCCGCCTGGCCGCGCTGTGGCTGTGCGTGGCCTCGATCGTGTTCTATGGCTGGTGGAATCCGCAGTTCGTGATCCTGCTGGCAGGATCGATCGTCTTCAACTACCTGGTCAGCCTGCTGATCCTGGCCCTGGCCAGGCGACCGCGCCTGCAGCTGCTGGCCACGGCATTCGGCGTTGCCGCCGACATCCTGCTGCTGGTGCACTACAAGTACTTCGCGGCGATGGTGACCTTCGTCCACGACCTGGGCTTCAACGTCGGCCCGATGGACGCGTTGATCCTGCCACTGGGCATCTCCTTCTTCACCTTCACCCAGATCGGCTACCTGCTCGATTGCCG from Stenotrophomonas sp. 704A1 includes these protein-coding regions:
- a CDS encoding glycosyl transferase family protein — translated: MDGLFWNIQLANYYAALETVAAAVAVLILISSLDDLFIDLWYWVREGWRTLTVKKRREYRPLTQQDLLQRPEQPLAIMVPAWMEYDVIAQMVENMIDVLDYREYVVFVGTYPNDQATIDEVERMRRRYKRLRRVEVPHDGPTSKADCLNWLILAIFDYEKRHDIEFAGVILHDSEDVLHPMELRFFNYLLPRKDMIQLPVTSLDREWYELVAGVYMDEFAEWHAKDLVVRESVSGMVPSAGVGTCFSRRALLALSAATDNQPFNTDSLTEDYDVGARLAAMGMHSIFARFPVQFLVRRPSWFGWGPVRERTQQMALCVREYFPDNFRASYRQKARWVLGIGLQSWETLGWRGSLATKYLLARDRKGIVTSFVSIIAYLIFLQLLLFWVLKVTGVWNLQYPSVFQAGSWQMNVALLTTAALATRVVQRFYFVNRLYGWEHALMSIPRMVVGNMVNFMATARAWRMFLAYLLFGKRMVWDKTMHDFPDASALVQTRKRLGELLTTWQAVEPERLEEALRQQQGGRQQPLGRILLSQGWLDDETLAEAIAFQGDLQRAVIDVDYLGSGSFPVSVDACVQWRMLPLPPLQEGTLRLAVANPLSEPAVALLKQETGSAHVEQSVARESEINAGLRLIGGAEQWRIDTVPLLGDLLVEMRLIDHARFEIALDEYKPQRDGRIGDYLVTKGIATEEAIAQAMQEQRRRAALLQSPPPGVVSA
- a CDS encoding NfrA family protein; the protein is MKTTLLSAVIAATLAAAAPAYAQADAPLPLSGPAYRLAEQAFAAYDRGDYSSAYRQATEASRLRPDVVRLRLLQIYSLQKLGRGDEARQQARRALDAGLKDPALAGLAAAPPPRTGTRSTPRAAPAVPQTAAQRAYEQAFAIATEAYTAYNNDQMAIAASKAEQAFRQQPQQGAWAMLWVASLEAQQQLEQADAAAAVALQLGAPNVADLRAKRVALGRQRAVKPAQEGYQALIAQDFGAAVGFAREAVTRAPDVASHRLLLMTAQLLDGQLPAAEITADQALDNDADDTVALVMRAYLRQRQGNTVQANADFDAALQQDWLDDQQRRNVRLLAVDAAVAAGDRARASALLAPLQSDTLADVDASAQQGIREAVAQREKAIRAARAGQTLTLQSYPAPFQQCRDTPYGTQCELMPADLQGEGGPAQRAYAAYGRQDYQRAISEARQAVQESPDSVPLQGLLTTTLAAGNRAQQGEARQRLDTALATHPDDAGLLMQRGYLNQAAREPARALADFRAAEATGKAPKTVVMDQAYASAASGDHPQAVTLLRGAIDAADAGQLPLDKAQRYNTRSAIASYSRTWGVTASAGYRGSRQAATNLGGASISTPGASVFGTLEAFWRPQATNNQHGTLEAYARIANTLYDEGGTFESLLFTDPCTGQATPDNRERAERLSRSRSIAGWPSTVGSFGVRYAFGQTGLSVGLERRQFLGSATRRGGIYADSAAIRCQIQIESERPLQANLLARYRLNDSAGGWMTYATYGFYNGTGMRTDVTQWWTVSGYAQAGLSWDDNRAHFTVDALDANGAPSQRVSESSGRLRRQQAFAAAELRAGRNYRFGADQTRWLLTPYLVLGADWQDQRSRVRGIDYPGIGPQSFALSDTERSWSLGAGPGLGVRYWFREDHYHAARSYLDLSVSYRFAIGGGDTQRAKGLFATATLYY
- a CDS encoding alginate O-acetyltransferase AlgX-related protein; the protein is MTPVNPIPRSARRPRALLLAALCALAMAGTVQAQAPAAPVAANQDSSIVLTGKDGWLFPAWGSLTEVDSAAIARNTALIAEAQRTLAAAGVKLQVLVLPDKALFYEDKLPDGKRLGDAVRGRYALELDGLAKAQVPAVDALQAMRQVKQGGVDVFYRSDQHWTQPAADAVASAVAARVKEQVPTLAGQAGSGMALGSEIKERRFGDLAELFLTDEQRKAIGRDTFTVRRQAEQQSLLDDAPAPVHVTGHSMVQPYFGFPQKLSNLLDRPVSVNWKPGNVGHWVMLLEYLESAEFKQNKPQVLVWQMFEPSYPQGPDARGQWDNASIMTPEQWKARLHKALGQ
- a CDS encoding alginate O-acetyltransferase AlgX-related protein, with product MNARPGAPAPLPPAAPPRAHRLSAVVVAALLLAGICAGGWMLANAKLPAEKLLPSKWADGEAGQAINQALRLPIQAQGDLVGAALRYRLLGDLGEQVALGCPDWLFYRDGLRPPPGAGAQVFKDRIRLMQHWSQQLQANGAQLLVVVVPDKSRIEQAHTCGLRYSEPMRARYGQWQQALAQARVPSVDLLPVLAGQDVPVFFRTDVHMNRVGAQRAADAVTAAALPMLGGPGTQAFEVGAPGTPKPRMGDLIVLAGLEHAPTAWRPPLDLEPEQVIAPIRSGGLLDDTPPVEVLLLGSSNGRRSLFAERLGHGLGREVWNQSMDGGQFSGALLAALPQQATWPPTVKLVIWEFSEMALSLPLTEGEQKALAGID